From one Actinomyces sp. Marseille-P3109 genomic stretch:
- a CDS encoding glycerate kinase, protein MRIVVAPDSFKESMTAVRAARAMTAGARDALPSCVVDQVPVSDGGEGFAEAVTTAWGCSWQEVTTVDALGRPRMAGFGLDGDRAVIDLASSVGLEHIAPGERDVMSSSTTGLGRVITASVDAGARSLLIGLGGSASNDMGLGMLVALGARCLDEQGHKAEPIPAEFSRIQRIEVEPARRRLEGVSITVAGDVTNPLTGPHGAAAVFGPQKGLTGPAIAQVDGEMTRLACVLGLSQWVSHPGTGAAGGAAFALAAVLGAEITAGIDQLTRVVGLRERLESADLLMTGEGALDRQSLDGKAVSGVLHLARECGVPSMVFAGRVRTDARARRRLADLGAQDIIQISDSSEPLETSLQRGPDRLRRAVADAVRHFSAGDAHSNHASNDIL, encoded by the coding sequence ATGAGGATCGTCGTCGCCCCCGACTCCTTCAAGGAGTCCATGACGGCTGTCCGAGCGGCCCGGGCCATGACGGCCGGAGCGCGAGACGCACTGCCGTCGTGCGTGGTGGACCAGGTCCCGGTCTCTGACGGCGGGGAGGGCTTCGCCGAGGCCGTCACCACGGCCTGGGGCTGCTCGTGGCAGGAGGTGACCACCGTCGACGCCCTGGGCCGCCCCCGGATGGCGGGTTTCGGGCTCGACGGCGATCGCGCCGTCATCGACCTGGCCTCCAGCGTGGGACTGGAGCACATCGCGCCGGGGGAGCGGGACGTCATGAGCTCCTCGACCACCGGGCTGGGCCGCGTCATCACCGCCTCGGTCGACGCCGGGGCCCGCTCACTGCTCATCGGACTGGGCGGATCGGCCTCCAACGACATGGGCCTGGGGATGCTTGTGGCGCTAGGAGCCAGGTGCCTTGACGAGCAGGGACACAAGGCGGAACCAATCCCCGCAGAGTTCTCTCGCATCCAGCGGATCGAGGTTGAGCCGGCTCGACGGCGGCTTGAGGGCGTGAGCATCACGGTGGCCGGTGACGTGACGAATCCGCTCACGGGTCCCCACGGTGCGGCTGCCGTCTTCGGCCCGCAAAAGGGACTGACCGGGCCGGCCATTGCACAGGTCGACGGTGAGATGACGCGCCTGGCCTGCGTCCTGGGCCTGAGCCAGTGGGTTTCCCATCCAGGCACCGGTGCGGCCGGCGGTGCAGCCTTCGCCCTGGCCGCCGTACTCGGGGCGGAGATCACCGCCGGCATCGACCAACTGACTCGGGTTGTAGGGCTGCGTGAACGACTGGAGTCAGCCGACCTGCTGATGACGGGCGAGGGGGCGCTGGACAGGCAGTCCTTGGACGGCAAGGCGGTCAGTGGAGTGCTCCACCTGGCCCGGGAGTGCGGTGTACCCTCCATGGTCTTCGCCGGACGGGTCAGGACCGATGCCCGGGCTCGACGTCGTCTGGCCGACCTGGGAGCCCAGGACATCATCCAGATCTCCGATTCTTCGGAGCCGTTGGAGACGTCTTTGCAGCGGGGCCCGGATCGTCTGCGCCGGGCGGTTGCGGACGCTGTGCGTCACTTTTCCGCCGGTGATGCCCACTCGAACCACGCTTCGAACGACATCCTGTGA
- the putP gene encoding sodium/proline symporter PutP: protein MTDATYQAIAMIVYFVAMLAIGGWAYLRTDNFDDYMLADRDLNPWVAALSAGASDMSGWLLMGLPGALYASGLVGGWIAVGLTIGALANWLLVAPRLRAYTEVANNSITVPSFLDNRLHDTRRLLRWSSGLIILVYFTFYVSSGMVAGGRFFESSFGMDYHLGMVIVAAITVVYTLIGGFLAVSYTDFIQGLMMVAALIMVPIAGVMHVGGPSNLVKAVSEVDPHYWALWGPTTTIIGVISALAWGLGYFGQPHIIVRFMAIRRPKEAVAGCVIGIGWMLFAVLGAAGTAVAGVAVYQHDKSKLADPETVFITLGKLLFHPLVAGFMLAAILAAIMSTISSQLLVTSSALIEDLYGSIARTRTNEISGNRMVLYSRMAVFAIALVAAVMAWNPSKTILDLVAFAWAGFGASFGPTVLLSLYWRRLSAMGAFAGMITGAVIVMVWGNVSGGPGDIFELYEIVPGFLGNLAVAWAVSRTSRPSEEISQEFEAAVTASRS from the coding sequence ATGACTGACGCTACCTATCAGGCGATCGCAATGATCGTCTACTTCGTGGCCATGCTCGCCATCGGAGGCTGGGCCTATCTGCGAACGGACAACTTCGACGACTACATGCTCGCCGACCGAGACCTCAATCCCTGGGTGGCGGCCCTGTCCGCCGGAGCCTCGGACATGTCGGGGTGGCTGCTCATGGGACTACCAGGTGCCCTGTACGCCAGCGGCCTGGTCGGGGGATGGATCGCCGTCGGCCTGACGATCGGGGCCCTGGCGAACTGGCTGCTCGTCGCCCCCCGCCTGCGCGCCTACACCGAGGTCGCCAACAACTCCATCACTGTCCCCAGCTTCCTGGACAACCGCCTGCACGACACCCGCCGGCTGCTGCGCTGGTCCAGCGGTCTCATCATCCTGGTCTACTTCACCTTCTACGTCTCCTCCGGCATGGTCGCCGGCGGACGGTTCTTCGAGTCCTCCTTCGGGATGGACTACCACCTGGGCATGGTCATCGTCGCCGCCATCACGGTGGTCTACACGCTCATCGGCGGGTTCCTGGCCGTGTCCTACACCGACTTCATCCAAGGACTCATGATGGTGGCCGCCCTGATCATGGTGCCCATCGCCGGGGTCATGCACGTCGGCGGACCGTCCAACCTGGTCAAGGCCGTCTCCGAGGTCGACCCCCACTACTGGGCCCTCTGGGGCCCGACGACGACGATCATCGGAGTCATCTCGGCTCTGGCCTGGGGCCTGGGCTACTTCGGCCAGCCGCACATCATCGTCCGCTTCATGGCCATCCGCAGGCCCAAGGAGGCTGTGGCCGGCTGTGTCATCGGGATCGGCTGGATGCTCTTCGCCGTCCTCGGCGCGGCCGGCACCGCAGTCGCCGGCGTGGCCGTCTACCAGCACGACAAGAGCAAGCTGGCGGACCCGGAGACCGTCTTCATCACGCTGGGAAAGCTGCTCTTCCACCCGCTGGTCGCCGGATTCATGCTGGCCGCCATCCTCGCCGCGATCATGTCGACGATCTCCTCCCAGCTGCTCGTCACCTCCTCGGCACTCATCGAGGACCTGTACGGCTCTATCGCCCGTACCCGGACCAACGAGATCAGCGGTAACCGGATGGTGCTCTACTCGCGCATGGCGGTCTTCGCGATCGCCCTGGTTGCGGCCGTCATGGCCTGGAACCCCAGCAAGACGATCCTCGACCTCGTGGCCTTCGCCTGGGCCGGTTTCGGGGCCTCCTTCGGGCCGACCGTCCTGCTGTCCCTGTACTGGAGGCGTCTGAGCGCCATGGGTGCCTTCGCCGGCATGATCACCGGTGCCGTCATCGTCATGGTCTGGGGGAACGTCTCCGGAGGGCCGGGTGACATCTTCGAGCTCTATGAGATCGTGCCGGGTTTCCTGGGCAACCTGGCCGTGGCCTGGGCCGTGTCTCGCACGAGCCGGCCCTCGGAGGAGATCTCCCAGGAGTTCGAGGCCGCCGTCACCGCCTCCCGTTCATAG
- the acpS gene encoding holo-ACP synthase AcpS produces the protein MTTEPQFPDMPKTSAGATVLAVGTDLVHIPDFETQLDQPGTVFAQQAFTARELRDTHRRAQEKGSRPAQHLAARWAAKEAFIKAWSQAHAQYAEGRGHSASPVILAEDVDWREIELVTDRWGRPSLRLNGAIAHGVENSLGQEVLTPECWPVSLSHDGDYAVAIVLHAQWDRAHARK, from the coding sequence ATGACGACTGAGCCGCAGTTTCCGGACATGCCGAAGACTTCCGCCGGGGCAACCGTTCTGGCGGTGGGCACGGACCTGGTGCATATTCCGGACTTCGAGACCCAGCTCGATCAGCCCGGCACCGTCTTCGCGCAGCAGGCCTTTACTGCGCGTGAGCTCCGTGATACCCATCGTCGAGCACAAGAAAAGGGATCGCGTCCGGCACAGCACCTGGCGGCGAGGTGGGCGGCCAAGGAGGCCTTCATCAAGGCCTGGAGCCAGGCGCACGCACAGTACGCCGAAGGTCGCGGGCACAGTGCTTCTCCGGTTATCCTTGCCGAGGACGTCGACTGGCGTGAGATTGAGCTTGTCACCGATCGATGGGGACGGCCGTCCCTGCGTCTGAACGGCGCTATTGCCCACGGCGTTGAAAACAGTCTTGGACAGGAGGTATTGACCCCTGAGTGCTGGCCGGTTTCTCTGAGCCATGACGGCGACTATGCGGTCGCGATCGTGCTGCATGCGCAGTGGGACCGAGCCCATGCAAGAAAATAG